A genomic segment from Myxococcota bacterium encodes:
- a CDS encoding PQQ-binding-like beta-propeller repeat protein: protein MARALRVAVAGIAAVLVLRAPPARAAADDAPPARATAEGAPPARAAREAPLASDRGPGYARTTWATLHADSSNSDFAPFATATDVVPRWRALEGAGIVVAPVVASDGRLFVTTGRGAGQASLHALSPDGDVVWETDAVDSGAVLSAPVLDEDGDVYVGDVDEFHAYHPDGRRKWVATLAEYGARGPFVTGIVVGDRVGGITVHGQAMLFERASGALAMPVLELPGGASPLGPVPGFLWRNGLVDPDLRTLLLEALLGYRYEVTNTPAVHPETGRIYLMAAGPTVEEGAFYGIDVVDDDAGAPSMRIAFATPTAPGTGTSPAISPDGRRVYAFGGKGEIFAIDADTGEVVFERAVGGMQASPAVAPDGSVYVMAERWLRKLDGATGDEIWSREYDALARDELPAVSRLWPFVRTGEPVARLDSVVTVTPNAVWAVLLCGYELRIAGRDLVQATRSFLVSIDPRTGALLHARPLPDTSEGVVSVGREGELYVDLLAIQASVAAEAPYRFLLPGALRPPAPRGGIVAFAPAHLREQIGVGLGSAGRLLASAAARPPESEARARPLAQARAQLDATRATMARARERGELGDAEMHDLGAAVDDAVRAASACAAAEPEPDERAECAALGARARTLEAFGGAFHRALGARAARADEEA, encoded by the coding sequence GTGGCTCGCGCGCTGCGCGTCGCCGTCGCCGGCATTGCGGCCGTGCTCGTCCTGCGCGCGCCGCCGGCGCGCGCAGCCGCGGACGACGCGCCGCCCGCGCGCGCGACGGCCGAGGGCGCGCCGCCCGCGCGCGCGGCGCGCGAAGCGCCGCTCGCGTCCGACCGCGGCCCGGGCTACGCGCGCACGACCTGGGCGACGCTCCACGCGGACTCGAGCAACTCGGACTTCGCGCCGTTCGCGACCGCGACCGACGTCGTGCCGCGCTGGCGCGCGCTCGAGGGCGCGGGGATCGTCGTCGCGCCCGTCGTCGCGAGCGACGGGCGGCTCTTCGTGACGACGGGGCGCGGCGCCGGCCAGGCGTCGCTGCACGCGCTGTCGCCGGACGGCGACGTCGTGTGGGAGACCGACGCGGTCGATTCCGGCGCCGTGCTGAGCGCGCCCGTGCTCGACGAGGACGGCGACGTCTACGTCGGCGACGTCGACGAGTTCCACGCCTATCATCCGGACGGCCGTCGGAAGTGGGTCGCGACGCTCGCCGAGTACGGCGCGCGCGGCCCGTTCGTCACCGGCATCGTCGTCGGCGACCGGGTCGGCGGCATCACCGTGCACGGACAGGCGATGCTCTTCGAGCGCGCGAGCGGCGCGCTCGCGATGCCCGTGCTCGAGCTGCCCGGCGGCGCGAGCCCGCTGGGGCCCGTTCCCGGCTTCCTGTGGCGCAACGGGCTCGTCGACCCCGATCTCCGGACGCTCCTGCTCGAGGCGTTGCTCGGGTACCGCTACGAGGTCACGAACACGCCCGCCGTGCATCCCGAGACGGGGCGCATCTACCTGATGGCCGCGGGGCCGACGGTCGAGGAGGGCGCGTTCTACGGCATCGACGTCGTCGACGACGACGCGGGCGCGCCGTCGATGCGGATCGCGTTCGCGACGCCGACGGCGCCGGGCACGGGCACGAGCCCCGCGATCTCGCCCGACGGGCGCCGCGTCTACGCGTTCGGCGGCAAGGGCGAGATCTTCGCGATCGACGCGGACACGGGCGAGGTGGTGTTCGAGCGCGCGGTGGGCGGCATGCAGGCGTCGCCCGCGGTCGCGCCGGACGGCAGCGTGTACGTGATGGCCGAGCGCTGGCTGCGCAAGCTCGACGGCGCGACGGGCGACGAGATCTGGTCGCGCGAGTACGACGCGCTCGCGCGCGACGAGCTGCCCGCGGTGAGCCGGCTGTGGCCGTTCGTGCGCACGGGCGAGCCGGTCGCGCGCCTCGACAGCGTCGTCACCGTGACGCCGAACGCGGTGTGGGCCGTGTTGCTATGCGGGTACGAGCTGCGCATCGCGGGCCGCGACCTGGTGCAGGCGACGCGGAGCTTCCTCGTCTCGATCGACCCGCGCACGGGCGCGCTGCTGCACGCGCGCCCGCTCCCCGACACGAGCGAGGGCGTCGTCTCGGTGGGCCGCGAGGGCGAGCTGTACGTCGACCTGCTCGCGATCCAGGCGTCGGTCGCGGCGGAGGCGCCCTACCGCTTCCTGCTGCCGGGCGCGCTGCGGCCGCCCGCGCCGCGCGGCGGCATCGTCGCGTTCGCGCCCGCTCACCTGCGCGAGCAGATCGGCGTCGGCCTCGGCTCTGCGGGGCGGCTGCTCGCGAGCGCCGCCGCGCGACCGCCGGAGTCGGAGGCGCGCGCCCGGCCGCTCGCGCAGGCGCGCGCGCAGCTCGACGCGACGCGCGCGACGATGGCGCGCGCGCGCGAGCGCGGCGAGCTCGGCGACGCCGAGATGCACGATCTCGGCGCCGCCGTCGACGACGCGGTGCGCGCCGCGAGCGCGTGTGCCGCGGCGGAGCCGGAGCCCGACGAGCGGGCCGAATGCGCAGCTCTCGGCGCCAGGGCGCGCACGCTCGAAGCCTTCGGCGGCGCCTTCCACCGGGCCCTCGGCGCCCGCGCGGCACGCGCCGACGAGGAGGCTTGA
- a CDS encoding acyl-CoA dehydrogenase family protein: MHFGLSEEQELLQETVRGFAAGECPADVLRKHFDAATGFDAELWRGLAEIGVAGLAIPEAYGGAGMEWLDLALVAEIVGEGGLPVPLLGHALAARAIALGGSDAQKEKWLPALASGEAIGAVAFAEEGDAWEPETFTARVANGVLTGRKKYATDANEANLFVVGVEGGGLAVVERGASGFAIERVGSIDHTRQLGDLAFANTPCEPLANSSIDVARKVRDAGLVLLAADAYGAAARLVAITNEYAKSRKQFGQPIAQFQSVKHQLADLATQHECARGLLWYAGHAIDHLPKESMRQAALAKSHICDVAAWIGREAIELHGGLGFTWECDVHIHLKRVMFDRSYLGTPEHHRRRIALQEGW; encoded by the coding sequence ATGCACTTCGGCTTGAGCGAGGAGCAGGAGCTCCTGCAGGAGACCGTGCGCGGCTTCGCCGCGGGAGAATGTCCCGCCGACGTCCTGCGCAAGCACTTCGACGCGGCGACGGGCTTCGACGCGGAGCTGTGGCGCGGGCTCGCGGAGATCGGCGTCGCCGGCCTCGCGATTCCCGAGGCCTACGGCGGCGCAGGCATGGAGTGGCTCGACCTCGCGCTCGTCGCCGAGATCGTGGGCGAGGGCGGGCTTCCCGTTCCGCTGCTCGGCCACGCGCTCGCCGCGCGCGCGATCGCGCTCGGCGGCAGCGACGCGCAGAAGGAGAAGTGGCTGCCCGCGCTCGCGAGCGGCGAGGCGATCGGCGCGGTCGCGTTCGCGGAAGAGGGCGACGCCTGGGAGCCCGAGACCTTCACGGCGCGAGTCGCGAACGGTGTACTGACGGGCCGCAAGAAGTACGCGACCGATGCAAACGAAGCGAACCTGTTCGTCGTCGGCGTCGAGGGCGGCGGGCTCGCGGTGGTCGAGCGCGGCGCTTCGGGCTTCGCGATCGAACGCGTCGGCTCGATCGATCACACGCGTCAGCTCGGCGATCTCGCGTTCGCGAACACGCCGTGCGAGCCGCTCGCGAACTCGTCGATCGACGTCGCGCGCAAGGTGCGCGATGCCGGCCTCGTGCTGCTCGCCGCCGACGCGTACGGCGCGGCCGCGCGGCTCGTCGCGATCACGAACGAGTACGCGAAGTCGCGCAAGCAGTTCGGCCAGCCGATCGCGCAGTTCCAGTCCGTGAAGCACCAGCTCGCCGACCTCGCGACCCAGCACGAGTGCGCGCGCGGTCTCCTCTGGTATGCGGGCCACGCGATCGACCACCTGCCGAAGGAGTCCATGCGCCAGGCCGCGCTCGCGAAGTCGCACATCTGCGACGTCGCCGCGTGGATCGGCCGCGAGGCGATCGAGCTGCACGGCGGGCTCGGCTTCACGTGGGAGTGCGACGTCCACATCCACCTGAAGCGCGTGATGTTCGACCGCTCCTATCTCGGCACGCCCGAGCACCATCGGCGCCGGATCGCGCTGCAGGAGGGCTGGTAG
- a CDS encoding acyl-CoA dehydrogenase family protein produces MDLKYGAEYEAYREELRRFLATWPPSGEDAKLPFVEQERRFREKAIERGYLYRDIPKAYGGSEQPSDPLRERIIMEEFAKASVPFRAMSQGPAMLVPTLLEFGNEEQRKKYIPPTLAGEMRWCQGYSEPGSGSDLASLQCKAELVGDEFVLTGQKIWTSTARECQMMFGLFRTEPDAPKHAGISYLLVPMDQPGLEVRPLKQLTGSDEFNEVFFDGARTHVSNLVGKRGEGWSVSRATLKHERKLIGNPRLMMMQFELIVSLARQVKRNGRPAIEDPAVQVELARLEGYVRASETCNMRMLSAELNGELGKVVGPMMMIKLFTTKASEMLAQFAYDLAGGDGLLDIEVPDHGVWSTRADARAVIHNYLFSKGPSIAGGASNIQRNIVGERVLGLPRDRH; encoded by the coding sequence ATGGATCTCAAGTACGGTGCCGAGTACGAGGCGTATCGCGAAGAGCTGCGCCGCTTCCTCGCGACGTGGCCGCCTTCGGGCGAGGACGCGAAGCTGCCCTTCGTCGAACAGGAGCGGCGCTTCCGCGAGAAGGCGATCGAGCGCGGCTATCTCTACCGCGACATCCCGAAGGCCTACGGCGGCTCCGAGCAGCCGAGCGACCCGCTGCGCGAGCGCATCATCATGGAGGAGTTCGCGAAGGCCTCCGTTCCGTTCCGTGCGATGTCGCAGGGCCCCGCGATGCTGGTCCCGACGCTGCTCGAGTTCGGCAACGAGGAGCAGCGCAAGAAGTACATCCCGCCGACGCTCGCGGGCGAGATGCGCTGGTGCCAGGGCTACAGCGAGCCGGGCTCGGGCAGCGACCTGGCATCGCTGCAGTGCAAGGCCGAGCTCGTCGGCGACGAGTTCGTGCTCACCGGGCAGAAGATCTGGACCAGCACCGCGCGCGAGTGCCAGATGATGTTCGGCCTCTTCCGCACCGAGCCCGACGCGCCCAAGCACGCGGGCATCTCGTACCTGCTCGTTCCGATGGACCAGCCCGGCCTCGAGGTGCGGCCGCTCAAGCAGCTGACGGGCAGCGATGAGTTCAACGAGGTCTTCTTCGACGGCGCGCGCACGCACGTCTCGAACCTCGTCGGCAAGCGCGGCGAAGGCTGGAGCGTCTCGCGCGCGACGCTCAAGCACGAACGCAAGCTGATCGGGAACCCGCGGCTCATGATGATGCAGTTCGAGCTGATCGTGTCGCTCGCGCGACAGGTGAAGCGCAATGGTCGCCCCGCGATCGAGGACCCGGCCGTGCAGGTCGAGCTCGCGCGGCTCGAGGGCTACGTGCGCGCGAGCGAGACGTGCAACATGCGCATGCTGTCGGCCGAGCTCAACGGCGAGCTCGGCAAGGTCGTCGGGCCGATGATGATGATCAAGCTCTTCACGACGAAGGCGAGCGAGATGCTCGCGCAGTTCGCCTACGACCTCGCGGGCGGCGACGGGCTGCTCGACATCGAGGTGCCCGACCACGGCGTCTGGTCGACGCGCGCGGACGCGCGCGCCGTGATCCACAACTATCTCTTCTCGAAGGGCCCGTCGATCGCCGGCGGCGCCTCCAACATCCAGCGCAACATCGTCGGCGAGCGCGTCCTCGGGCTGCCGCGCGACCGACACTAG
- a CDS encoding VOC family protein has protein sequence MILGVHHPALAVPDMQKAIDFYVGVLGFELVMKADLPSGIKPMSDAFGIADAGCKVRMIKKGNSCIELFEFNTKADGDPERPVNQTGITHFALASDDPEKDFAALKQAGVVFNTPLFGAAPSRFAYGRDPFGNVIELLEHAPGAPSALEY, from the coding sequence ATGATCCTCGGAGTCCACCACCCGGCGCTCGCCGTCCCCGACATGCAGAAGGCGATCGACTTCTACGTCGGCGTGCTCGGCTTCGAGCTCGTGATGAAGGCCGACCTGCCCTCCGGCATCAAGCCGATGAGCGACGCCTTCGGCATCGCCGACGCCGGCTGCAAGGTGCGCATGATCAAGAAGGGCAACTCGTGCATCGAGCTCTTCGAGTTCAACACGAAGGCCGACGGCGACCCGGAGCGCCCCGTGAACCAGACGGGCATCACGCACTTCGCGCTCGCGAGCGACGACCCCGAGAAGGACTTCGCCGCGCTGAAGCAGGCCGGCGTCGTGTTCAACACGCCGCTCTTCGGCGCCGCCCCCTCGCGCTTCGCCTACGGACGCGACCCGTTCGGCAACGTCATCGAGCTGCTCGAGCACGCGCCGGGCGCGCCGAGCGCGCTCGAGTACTAG
- a CDS encoding energy transducer TonB, giving the protein MQIDPAGLARIHARARARAHSRPARARRRTSRALARALLATVALTAGCTSLAQRGALNLATQHLEAGEYALAIRKADQALIYAEATPEVEAHATFLKALALEGLGRLHEAARLYRYLAQQYAQTAWGFQAAGRLDELASDGYGWNLGQRAEEADGERRSVVSLVVDRPWLAHPVEIFYPPALQSHGVEGYVIVRVRSDERGDLTGFEVLEASHPEFAASARASISRFRMVPSELVDEDPPLTKTLRLEFSLAGED; this is encoded by the coding sequence ATGCAGATCGATCCGGCAGGGCTCGCCCGTATCCATGCCCGCGCTCGGGCACGCGCTCACTCCCGCCCTGCGCGAGCGCGCCGTCGCACGTCCCGCGCGCTCGCGCGGGCACTGCTCGCGACCGTCGCGCTCACCGCGGGGTGTACGTCGCTCGCGCAGCGCGGGGCGCTCAACCTCGCGACCCAGCACCTCGAGGCCGGTGAGTACGCGCTCGCGATCCGGAAGGCCGACCAGGCCCTCATCTATGCGGAGGCGACGCCCGAGGTCGAGGCGCACGCGACCTTCCTCAAGGCGCTCGCGCTCGAAGGGCTCGGGCGCCTCCACGAGGCCGCGCGTCTGTATCGATACCTCGCACAGCAGTACGCGCAGACGGCGTGGGGCTTCCAGGCCGCCGGACGGCTCGACGAGCTGGCGAGCGACGGATACGGCTGGAACCTCGGCCAGCGGGCGGAGGAGGCCGACGGCGAGCGGCGGTCGGTCGTCTCGCTCGTCGTCGATCGGCCGTGGCTGGCCCACCCGGTCGAGATCTTCTACCCGCCCGCGCTCCAGTCGCACGGCGTCGAGGGCTACGTCATCGTGCGCGTGCGCAGCGACGAGCGGGGCGATCTCACCGGGTTCGAGGTGCTCGAGGCGTCGCACCCCGAGTTCGCCGCGAGCGCGCGCGCGAGCATCAGCCGCTTCCGGATGGTGCCGTCGGAGCTCGTCGACGAGGATCCGCCGCTCACGAAGACGCTGCGCCTCGAGTTCTCGCTCGCGGGCGAGGACTGA
- a CDS encoding nucleoside hydrolase: MRIWIDTDPALGFREDDRPKDVDDAFVIVEALRDPDVEVAGIGTVFGNAPVDVGTRVARELVAAVGGDAAGTSVARGAAGAGSAREGFACTDAVRALAEALRAGPLAVCAIGPLTNLAGLLEHFPDEAARIERCVVVAGRSPGRAFTLHGASGIPDFNFECDPHAARALVASAVPLVCAGFELTSQVVLTRAQLAAARARSPVAERLVDGALPWLEWWTGVFPKDGGFHPWDSAALAVLRHPEWFACDERGARIGAGPDGTPWLELGAELPGRRCTYAHGFAPGGAEAFVAHVAASIR; encoded by the coding sequence ATGCGCATCTGGATCGACACCGACCCCGCGCTCGGATTCCGCGAGGACGATCGCCCGAAGGACGTCGACGACGCGTTCGTGATCGTCGAGGCGCTGCGCGACCCGGATGTCGAGGTGGCGGGGATCGGCACGGTGTTCGGGAACGCGCCGGTCGACGTCGGCACGCGCGTCGCGCGCGAGCTCGTGGCGGCGGTGGGCGGCGACGCGGCGGGCACGTCGGTGGCGCGCGGCGCGGCCGGCGCGGGCAGCGCGCGCGAGGGCTTCGCGTGCACGGACGCCGTGCGGGCGTTGGCGGAGGCGCTGCGCGCGGGGCCGCTCGCGGTCTGCGCGATCGGGCCGCTCACCAACCTGGCGGGGCTGCTCGAGCACTTCCCGGACGAGGCGGCGCGCATCGAGCGCTGCGTCGTCGTCGCGGGCCGAAGCCCCGGCCGCGCGTTCACGCTGCACGGCGCGAGCGGCATCCCCGACTTCAACTTCGAGTGCGACCCGCACGCGGCGCGCGCGCTCGTGGCGAGCGCGGTGCCGCTCGTGTGCGCGGGCTTCGAGCTCACGAGCCAGGTGGTGCTGACGCGCGCGCAGCTCGCGGCGGCGCGCGCGCGCAGCCCCGTCGCCGAGCGGCTCGTCGACGGCGCGCTGCCGTGGCTCGAGTGGTGGACGGGCGTCTTCCCGAAGGACGGCGGCTTCCATCCCTGGGACAGCGCCGCGCTCGCCGTGCTGCGCCACCCCGAGTGGTTCGCGTGCGACGAGCGCGGCGCGCGCATCGGCGCGGGCCCGGACGGCACGCCGTGGCTCGAGCTCGGCGCGGAGCTGCCGGGTCGACGCTGCACGTACGCACACGGCTTCGCGCCGGGCGGCGCCGAGGCGTTCGTCGCACACGTGGCCGCCTCGATCCGCTAG
- a CDS encoding phosphotransferase: protein MTPDASGFELEPQVDLLDAWLRARGWLDAGERVTAAGPAGAGNMNRTLRVATPARTFVLKQSRPWVVKYPDIPAPVDRIHTELRFYDVAHRDPALSSHMPRVLAFDRTDRVAMLEDLGEAADLASLYAGGALEPGELETLCALARRIHALALDDAERASLANRAMRELNHAHLFAVPLDAGNGLDLDAITPGLRDEARALQRDDSFRARVAALGDLYLHAAGPSLLHGDYYPGSILRTARGLCVIDPEFAFVGPVELDLGVLVAHLVFAGEAPAIAERVEALYGEKLDGALLRGFAGVELMRRLIGVAQLPLDAGRAGIDAKRAWLGLARGWVAKGS from the coding sequence GTGACGCCCGACGCGAGCGGCTTCGAGCTCGAGCCGCAGGTCGACCTCCTCGACGCCTGGCTCCGCGCGCGCGGCTGGCTCGACGCGGGCGAGCGCGTCACCGCCGCCGGGCCCGCCGGCGCCGGCAACATGAACCGCACGCTCCGCGTCGCCACGCCCGCGCGCACCTTCGTGCTGAAGCAGTCGCGCCCGTGGGTCGTGAAGTACCCCGACATCCCGGCGCCCGTCGATCGCATCCACACCGAGCTCCGCTTCTACGACGTCGCGCACCGCGACCCCGCGCTCTCGTCCCACATGCCGCGCGTGCTCGCCTTCGACCGCACCGACCGCGTCGCCATGCTCGAGGACCTCGGCGAAGCCGCCGACCTCGCGAGCCTCTACGCCGGTGGCGCCCTCGAGCCGGGCGAGCTCGAGACGCTGTGCGCGCTCGCCCGCCGCATCCACGCGCTCGCGCTCGACGACGCCGAGCGCGCGAGCCTCGCCAACCGCGCGATGCGCGAGCTCAACCACGCGCACCTCTTCGCCGTGCCGCTCGACGCCGGGAACGGCCTCGACCTCGACGCCATCACCCCCGGCCTGCGCGACGAAGCGCGCGCCCTGCAGCGCGACGACTCCTTCCGCGCGCGCGTCGCCGCGCTCGGCGACCTCTACCTCCATGCCGCGGGCCCGTCGCTCCTGCACGGCGACTACTATCCCGGCAGCATCCTGCGCACCGCGCGCGGCCTGTGCGTGATCGACCCGGAGTTCGCCTTCGTCGGCCCGGTGGAGCTCGACCTCGGCGTGCTCGTCGCGCACCTCGTGTTCGCGGGCGAAGCGCCCGCGATCGCGGAGCGCGTCGAGGCGCTGTACGGCGAGAAGCTCGACGGCGCGCTGCTGCGAGGCTTCGCGGGCGTCGAGCTGATGCGCCGCCTGATCGGCGTGGCGCAGCTGCCGCTCGATGCGGGGCGCGCGGGGATCGACGCGAAGCGGGCGTGGCTCGGGCTCGCGCGCGGGTGGGTCGCGAAGGGGAGCTAG
- a CDS encoding Gfo/Idh/MocA family oxidoreductase: MVGYAFMGRAHANAWRQARHFFDLPRAPELALVCGRSESAVRDAAHRLGFAAHATDWREAVARDDVDVVDVCAPGDAHAEIAIAAAEAGKAVLCEKPLANSLAEAVRMAEAVRAARVPHMVCHNYRRAPAVALAKQLLAEGRLGRLHHFRGTYLQDWLVDPEAPHGWRMVRARAGSGALGDLGSHVVDLARHLVGEVAEVSAHLATFVAERPRADGAGRAPVDVDDAALALLRFESGALGTLEATRFAAGRKNHNRFEINGARGSLAFDLERINELELFLDEGPESGFRRVLATDPAHPYVAAWWPPGHALGYEHTFVHTVVDFARAIAAGAPAQPGFDDGVRTHRVLDAIERSAASRRWESV; the protein is encoded by the coding sequence ATGGTCGGCTACGCGTTCATGGGCCGCGCGCACGCGAACGCGTGGCGCCAGGCGCGCCACTTCTTCGACCTTCCGCGCGCGCCCGAGCTCGCGCTCGTGTGCGGCCGCAGCGAGAGCGCCGTGCGCGACGCCGCGCACCGCCTCGGCTTCGCCGCGCACGCGACCGACTGGCGCGAGGCGGTCGCGCGCGACGACGTCGACGTCGTCGACGTGTGCGCGCCGGGCGATGCGCACGCCGAGATCGCGATCGCCGCGGCCGAGGCCGGCAAGGCCGTGCTGTGCGAGAAGCCGCTCGCGAACTCGCTCGCCGAGGCCGTGCGCATGGCCGAGGCCGTGCGCGCGGCGCGCGTGCCGCACATGGTCTGCCACAACTACCGACGCGCGCCCGCCGTGGCACTCGCGAAGCAGCTGCTCGCCGAGGGCCGGCTCGGCCGCCTCCACCACTTCCGCGGCACCTATCTCCAGGACTGGCTCGTCGACCCCGAGGCGCCGCACGGCTGGCGCATGGTGCGCGCGAGGGCGGGCTCGGGAGCGCTCGGCGACCTCGGCTCCCACGTCGTCGACCTCGCGCGCCACCTCGTCGGCGAGGTGGCCGAGGTGAGCGCGCACCTCGCCACGTTCGTCGCCGAGCGCCCGCGCGCCGACGGCGCCGGCCGCGCGCCCGTCGACGTCGACGACGCCGCGCTCGCGCTCCTGCGCTTCGAGAGCGGCGCGCTCGGCACGCTCGAGGCCACGCGCTTCGCGGCCGGCCGCAAGAACCACAACCGCTTCGAGATCAACGGCGCGCGCGGGAGCCTCGCCTTCGACCTCGAGCGCATCAACGAGCTCGAGCTCTTCCTCGACGAGGGCCCCGAGAGCGGCTTCCGCCGCGTGCTCGCGACCGACCCCGCGCACCCGTACGTCGCCGCGTGGTGGCCGCCCGGCCACGCGCTCGGCTACGAGCACACGTTCGTGCACACCGTCGTCGACTTCGCGCGCGCGATCGCCGCGGGTGCGCCCGCGCAGCCGGGCTTCGACGACGGCGTGCGCACCCACCGCGTGCTCGACGCCATCGAACGCTCCGCGGCCTCGCGCCGCTGGGAGAGCGTGTGA
- a CDS encoding TIM barrel protein, with the protein MPVAPFEPVFMPVGVLTAALQELTPRAERDADPDLAVEQWLDFARELGADCIQLSAALHPSQADVPAEALLDPVANTLDLREPFTEARARRVRAAVDATGVAIADVGYFDDMLHADPAVRARKHAFALRAMDAAVRLGARAVCGFVGRNQRLSMDANLADFEASFVPLLREAKARGLVYRVEPCPMPGWTTGDAFHNNLGYAPGPWIALHRICERHGVGDVFRIHYDPSHAILMGQDTRSIFQYLRDEGYAFLVDGFHVKGQVVDARGVAAWGYGGQTMERGDWRGGAPSPEPADRAHAWRKQTALCEHELPGTARHDPLAYLQNRSVDWLDHQLAARELLELDPARTPLIVEHEYPPARVQERERLLPILKGSIAFTRRMDEAAACMYALQHDVLPAQGIPVQGRGREAYRS; encoded by the coding sequence GTGCCCGTCGCCCCGTTCGAGCCCGTGTTCATGCCCGTGGGCGTCCTCACTGCCGCGCTGCAGGAGCTGACGCCGCGCGCCGAGCGCGACGCCGACCCCGACCTCGCCGTCGAGCAGTGGCTCGACTTCGCGCGCGAGCTCGGGGCCGACTGCATCCAGCTCTCGGCCGCGCTCCATCCTTCGCAGGCCGACGTCCCGGCCGAGGCCCTGCTCGACCCCGTCGCGAACACGCTCGACCTGCGCGAGCCGTTCACGGAGGCGCGCGCGCGGCGCGTCCGCGCCGCGGTCGACGCGACGGGCGTCGCGATCGCCGACGTCGGCTACTTCGACGACATGCTCCACGCCGACCCGGCCGTGCGCGCCCGCAAGCACGCGTTCGCGCTGCGCGCGATGGACGCGGCGGTGCGCCTCGGCGCCCGCGCCGTGTGCGGCTTCGTCGGCCGCAACCAGCGCCTCTCGATGGACGCGAACCTCGCCGACTTCGAGGCGTCGTTCGTGCCGCTGCTGCGCGAGGCGAAGGCGCGCGGGCTCGTCTACCGCGTCGAGCCCTGCCCGATGCCCGGCTGGACGACGGGCGACGCCTTCCACAACAACCTCGGCTACGCGCCCGGCCCGTGGATCGCCCTGCACCGCATCTGCGAGCGCCACGGCGTGGGCGACGTCTTCCGCATCCACTACGACCCGTCGCACGCCATCCTGATGGGCCAGGACACGCGCTCGATCTTCCAGTACCTGCGCGACGAAGGCTATGCGTTCCTCGTCGACGGCTTCCACGTGAAGGGCCAGGTGGTCGACGCGCGCGGCGTCGCCGCGTGGGGCTACGGCGGCCAGACGATGGAGCGCGGCGACTGGCGCGGCGGCGCGCCCTCGCCCGAGCCCGCCGACCGCGCGCACGCGTGGAGGAAGCAGACGGCCCTCTGCGAGCACGAGCTCCCTGGCACCGCGCGCCACGACCCGCTCGCCTATCTCCAGAACCGCAGCGTCGACTGGCTCGACCACCAGCTCGCGGCGCGCGAGCTGCTCGAGCTCGACCCCGCGCGCACGCCGCTCATCGTCGAGCACGAGTACCCGCCCGCGCGCGTGCAGGAGCGCGAGCGGCTGCTCCCCATCCTGAAGGGCTCGATCGCCTTCACGCGCAGGATGGACGAGGCGGCCGCGTGCATGTACGCGCTGCAGCACGACGTGCTGCCCGCGCAGGGCATCCCCGTGCAGGGCCGCGGGCGCGAGGCGTACCGCTCGTGA
- a CDS encoding enoyl-CoA hydratase-related protein: MATTLGGGPAGADAPERDVDTGSAKLRLRIAEDGVATLTFDDPENRNPLGYDLRPVFRRAVDLVAADDAVRCLVLTGAGRAFCAGGNAKAMATQEQPPLEERIRAIRSESEAVAVLHEMPKPVVAALPGAAAGAGFAIALAADVRIAAESAFLVAAFAKLGLPGDFGGSWLLTQLVGPAKAREIYFGGERLDARACLALGLFNRVVPDAELQTAARAWARELAAGPPVALRMMKANLNRALHADLRTCIAEEAERQCWAAETDDFREATRAFAEKRAPVFRGR, encoded by the coding sequence GTGGCGACGACGCTAGGCGGCGGCCCGGCGGGCGCGGACGCGCCCGAGCGCGACGTCGACACCGGATCCGCGAAGCTGCGCCTGCGCATCGCGGAGGACGGCGTCGCGACGCTCACGTTCGACGACCCCGAGAACCGCAACCCGCTCGGCTACGACCTGCGCCCCGTCTTCCGGCGCGCGGTCGACCTCGTGGCCGCCGACGACGCGGTGCGCTGCCTCGTGCTGACGGGCGCGGGCCGCGCGTTCTGCGCCGGCGGCAACGCGAAGGCGATGGCCACGCAGGAGCAGCCGCCGCTCGAGGAGCGCATCCGCGCCATCCGCTCCGAGAGCGAGGCCGTGGCCGTCCTGCACGAGATGCCGAAGCCCGTCGTCGCCGCGCTCCCCGGCGCGGCGGCGGGCGCGGGCTTCGCGATCGCGCTCGCGGCCGACGTGCGGATCGCGGCCGAGAGCGCCTTCCTCGTCGCCGCGTTCGCGAAGCTCGGGCTCCCGGGCGACTTCGGCGGCAGCTGGCTCCTCACGCAGCTCGTCGGCCCCGCGAAGGCGCGCGAGATCTACTTCGGCGGCGAGCGCCTCGACGCGCGCGCGTGCCTCGCGCTCGGCCTGTTCAACCGCGTCGTGCCCGACGCCGAGCTGCAGACGGCGGCGCGCGCCTGGGCGCGCGAGCTCGCGGCGGGCCCGCCCGTCGCGCTGCGCATGATGAAGGCGAACCTCAACCGCGCGCTCCACGCCGACCTGCGCACCTGCATCGCCGAGGAGGCCGAGCGCCAGTGCTGGGCGGCCGAGACCGACGATTTCCGCGAAGCGACGCGCGCGTTCGCCGAGAAGCGCGCGCCCGTCTTCCGAGGACGCTAG